AATGCCCAAACATACATCCAAGAGAACTCAAAAATACAAAAGCTACCCAAAAATACCTTTGAATACCCAAAAACTATCTCAGAATAACAAAAACTACCCCATTATTACCCCAAAGTACCAAAACATACACCCAAAACTACCCCAAAATACCAAAGCTACCCAAAAATACCGCAAAACTACCCAATAATACCCAAAACTACCTCAATATTATCCCCAAAATACCCAAAATGACACCCAAAACACCCCTAAAATTATCAAAAGGCTACCTTAGAATACCCCTTGATACCTCACAACTACCCAAAAATTATCAAAGGCTTCCCCAAAACACCCCTTAATACCCTACATACTCCAAAAACTACCTCAGAATACCCAACACTACCCAAAAATACCCAAAACTACCCTAAAATTACCCCAAAATACCCACAAACTACCCCAAAATATCCTTAACTACCCtaaaataccaaaaattacCCTAATATCACCCTAAAATACCCAAAACTTCACCCAAAAGTACCTCAAAATAGCAAAGGCTACCCAAAAATAGTCTTTAATACCCACAAACTAGTCCCATAATACCCATAAACTTCCCAGAAATATCCAAAACCACACCTGCAACTACCCTCATTTAACCCATAACTTAACTATTACAACAAAGAACTTAATCATAAGTACCTTTAACTGAACTATAGCTACACCGAACCTAACAAAATCCCGTGCAATGCACCAGGCTATTATCTATATTGCTAACGTAACTGGATTTATGTGAAACATAAAGTAatttatattatctatttaatATGTAATCAGTTGAGTTTCCGGATTGATATAGTAGTCCGGGTTTGTAATAAGTTATTTGTGGTATTTGATATTGTTACCGGATTGACAAGATTTTCCGTTTCGGTTTTTAGTATCTCCCAGAATGGGTAGTCACGTGATGCTTTGATTTGTAGGATCACGTGTACTACTACCGAAATTTTTCACACGCACAAAGAAATGGTTAATCCAAGTAATTTTTGAATACCCACCTCCGCCCCTACTTTAATGTCCTCCTAAAGTTAGGATGTAGGctagattttatttcatggttttacttgtatgtataatgtaaaatattacttGCATCtatatgtttattgatatgATTGTTTTACTTGTGTGTATAATGTAAAAGCTTACTTACATGCCTATGGGGCATTTATTTGTAAGAAACCGCCATCTATTTTGGTTTGTTAATAGATAAATGGCATTTTAATAAAAGCTAAATTTTCGACAATGTGTTTGTTAAATTATTGCCAAACCACTTAGCAGAGTAAGTGTGTGATTAATGTATGTTGCAGCATGTAAAATACTATGGTATGACACCATTTATGTTAATGTCAGATTCGACTGTACAGcgattatctcccctatattTAGATACGGAAGGAACTACAATATATGGAGTATTTAACAGACTGAGTAAGTTTAGTAATTTGACACAACACAATATGTACAAACCCCTGTGACACTCAGGTGTTTTGAGGATGTTGTACCTGTTTGAACCAAAGATCAGATCATATGGAACCATGTCTCACATCCCGCGAACAGGACTTCCTATACTCAGGCAAAGTTACAAGCGCCGATAATCTTTTGTACAGGCGCCTTGATTGAGAATTTTGTGTGAAATCGTGAAACACATTTGTTATCTGAACCCCGATTGATTATTTGCTATTAAAACTGGCTAATCAGCGTTAGGCTTACAAATGCGTTACACGGGTAGGTTTTGGACAGAGAATTATCAATCAGCGTTGTTAGTAAACAATTGTTTGTTGAATGAAGTcctgtaatatttacaaatatccATACGCGGGTAACTAGATCACACAATAGACTGGTAATTCGGAAATAAACATAGGTGCTCCCACTTGAGCTatagatgtaaatataaactttactTATTTTACTACAATTATCATGCAAATCAAGTTAATTAAGTAAGATACATGGACGTCTTGAAGTATAGGGGAAAAGAGATTTTCACTAATTATTTTATGAACAACTGGACCATATTATATAGAAATTGTAGCCAAAGTTAAGGGGAACAGGCAGAGGAAGACAGAGACTACATCAAGCTATAGAGATTCGTTAAAATATCAAGTTAATTGTACATGGagtgatgaaaattttaaaattgttaaacaaATGTTAAGCCTAGTCCCATTTTTAACAACTTGGCTGTGGTTTGAATTATCTTGGAAATGAACCAATTATCCTTTTAGGTTGTCACAGGTTTGAGTTCTAGGAGGTTAAATGCTCCGAAATCTGTTAGAATCCAATCAAATATGACGACACAACGGTGGAATTTCAGTTGATAGTAAAGCAGTGACCTGAGAATAGCTGTTTAAATGTTGTTCGGAACTGCCTTGACATTccacaataaatacatatatttaaggGAAAAGACAACAAAATGAGAGTGTTTAATGTCGTGGTGATGATGCTGAATGATCCTTTTGCAATAATGTCAATTTCAAATGTATTCTCTATCAGCACAAAGAAGGTAAACATTCCAGCAGGTAATTCAACCAACAAAAACAAGCTCACCACAACCACAAGCATGCTTGTTGTTGAATTGCTCTCTTTCAGTTTCATACTCAAACGTCTTTCATTTCGCTTCAACAACAACATCCGGCGACGTTCCGCAGAACGCAAAGTGCAGATGAGCAAAACGTTGAGAACCACAAGAACTATGCTCGGGATAAGGTTTATACAGATAACCCTAAACCAGAAATATATGGTAAAGTAGAGGTCAACGCCATCCGCAACCCAAGTATTGAACACTTCAAAGCATGTGATTACTGTCTGGTTTGGATCAACGCGTGATGTCACTTCAATGGGTTTAAAAGTGGAAGATATAAATTCTGACAGATGACTCAGAATGGAGATGACATATATTGTGAGGATGCAGTAAATCACTCTGATGTTTGTACACGGCCACCTCCGGGCCTTCAAACCATGACTGACGTAGATATACCGTTGTATTGTAAGCGCCATAGTGATCCAGATCGACGCGGTGTGGAATATCAGCGGGATCAAATAAGTCGTTATCCGGTATGCAAAACACCAGTCGTAAGGAACATATTCTCTGTCATTCCCCATAGCAGAGAAATATAGCCATGCAGCTAGGACAGGGAACCCTGTAAACATATCAGAGAAGGCTATACCCACTAAATAGACGTTGGTTGGAGAACGCATGTGTTTCTTCAGTAACACAATGACAACCAAAGTGTTCGTTACTATGGTGATAAAGATCAGCACTGGAGCGACataactggtcactatattagTATACGGTGAGGATAGGTAGTTCAGCTCTAACCCATACGCCATTATATCTGTAAAAACGATTTCATTTGAACTAGTATTGTGGGTGACAGTGATATCTGAAAACACTGCTTCAAACCAACTAGTATTATTCTGGGTGTCCGGCATATTGTGTGGTATCTGAAAACAGAGAAGCATACTATATAGGACTTTGCATTCTTAACACATCATAAGGGCATGCTATGTTTAGGGAGGCACAAACAATACGAGAAGCAGAAATGCGTGCAATGTTTAAAAGCCTTtcttaagtatatatatttagtatgtTGTTTCTTGGCAGAAACTTAGAAATTCAGATCACATAAATGTATGcaggttttattttaattttttattgtaatatctTATATCAATTCCCAAAGCTGggaatgtgaccgggtgaggtatGTATCATTGTGGTAACATTATCAAATCGctatcagttccgcgctatcacagaGACAAACACGTACATACACAACCTCCCTAACACACAAACACGTACATACCACAACCTCCCTAACacacaaacacgaacataccacaatCTCCCTAACACGAACAACACATACAATACACGTATGTATCTTACACACAAGGGAaaccgtccttaaattaccataaATGTTGATAGGGCGTTCAGctatacaaaaccaaaccaaactgggAAATTCAATATTTAGTAATGGAAAATTGAAATACGATTAAGTGGCCTTTAAGGGGACCATTCCtaatgtcattgtattgtaagGCGGTTGGAGTAATTCTACATTTGAATGTTGATTTACAAAATCATCAATTCTTCATAAATCCTCAAGATTCCAGAATGTTCAAAAACTGTATACTCGAAAACAAACTTAGtactaaaacaaataaagaagAAACAAATTAATTGGACTTACCGAAAATGATAAATACACGTATCCGCTTTGTTGATATTCTACTGATGTTCAATATGTCACTGCTATAGGCACATTATCATGAAATAACACCGTATACGCTGGTCTCATTGAAATGCCATACCCTTTATGAATGATGAACTTTAACGTCACTCTCGATTTCAGAAAATGTTAGACCAGCCAACCAGATAGCCGATCAGGGTTGACATTTATTCTGGAATTCCACGAAAAAAACCTGTCATATCAAGCTGTTTACCACAtcagaaaatataaaatttaaccttgaccttttgcCAAATTACACTGACTTTTGGTCAGCTGACTTCTAGTTTGATTTCTGAACTATTTGCTTCATTACAACAGAAGAAATGTTGTACAAATTAGTGATATATAATTTGACCCGGATATTTGAACTGATGACTTTGAAATTGGACTattaaaaataagtttacttaaaTACCATCCTTTGCAtttgtgtaatgatgtataccGCCTTTTGACACTAAAAACACAGAAGAGTCCCAATATCACGACATGAACATAAGTATCGATCGTAATTTTCCAAAAGAACAACCCCGTATTCAACGTAAAAAGGAAGAAATGAGGCTTTTTGAAAAGGAAATTAACTTTTCAGTGTAGATTTTGCTGTGAACTTCAATCATTTCAGCAACAAATAGGAGAAAGTTTCGATTATCCAGCCAATAAGGCATAGTTTGGTCTTCTCCCAACAATAAATGAACTTTTTTGAAGGGAAAAGTTTAAATAAATCAGATGCATAGGACTTTTCTGGTGAATATCCATTCACCCctttcattgataaaaaaaaccgtTAAAAAGTTATCCCTTACGGTGTTAATGCTTTTGCATTTACCAGTGACGTGACCTCATTAAATTTGCGAGTAACCTGAAAGGCCCATCGTAATAAAGTAACGGTTGTGTACTTTTATTTCAAATGGTTATGAAATATACTAGCTTTTTCTAGTTTAATTCCTGAACCATCTGCTTCATAACGTCAGAAAAATCGTTATCATTACATGATACATATTTTGACCTAGGGTTGTTAGATGACAT
This DNA window, taken from Pecten maximus unplaced genomic scaffold, xPecMax1.1, whole genome shotgun sequence, encodes the following:
- the LOC117320339 gene encoding sex peptide receptor-like, coding for MPDTQNNTSWFEAVFSDITVTHNTSSNEIVFTDIMAYGLELNYLSSPYTNIVTSYVAPVLIFITIVTNTLVVIVLLKKHMRSPTNVYLVGIAFSDMFTGFPVLAAWLYFSAMGNDREYVPYDWCFAYRITTYLIPLIFHTASIWITMALTIQRYIYVSHGLKARRWPCTNIRVIYCILTIYVISILSHLSEFISSTFKPIEVTSRVDPNQTVITCFEVFNTWVADGVDLYFTIYFWFRVICINLIPSIVLVVLNVLLICTLRSAERRRMLLLKRNERRLSMKLKESNSTTSMLVVVVSLFLLVELPAGMFTFFVLIENTFEIDIIAKGSFSIITTTLNTLILLSFPLNICIYCGMSRQFRTTFKQLFSGHCFTIN